The following proteins come from a genomic window of Cryptosporangium phraense:
- a CDS encoding sensor domain-containing diguanylate cyclase, which yields MRVTISILVVVFVVISVRRLPWRDQMPWQLFAVGHLATAAGALVSSLSGGGLNTQQAQLWTAGAALLFLAANSAGMAVLIRRWNIHRDSAASIESAAVVVSLSLISWVWAIAPADELTVAASGDVGVRLAFVGAGLLEVALAVLVMRGGSRTVVAARLLTAATFLSWFGSILHIAGNRPMTDDSLIAWLSNTLWTLAMLLLAAAAAHPSAARLGRPASTRPAHSVITLAMLGGAAILPPVTLLVDTVRSSATVIAVAVASMLLVLLLLLRVGQLLRHVQRQSNLLYLQANRDELTTLPNRRSWSEAAATLASDSPGEEPAAAVAILDLDRFKLYNDTFGHAAGDDLLRSAAEAWRRCLRATDVLARHGGEEFVVLLPSPDTEIARRVLERMQEATPYSQSFSAGIARWEFREPVDAALARADEALYRAKAEGRRRVYIAPSPTTTAPARHTAPSPVP from the coding sequence GTGCGCGTAACGATCAGCATTTTGGTCGTCGTTTTCGTCGTCATCTCGGTGCGGCGGCTGCCGTGGCGCGATCAGATGCCATGGCAGCTCTTCGCTGTCGGCCATCTCGCGACCGCGGCAGGTGCGCTGGTCAGCTCCCTCTCCGGCGGGGGACTCAACACGCAACAGGCCCAGCTGTGGACCGCCGGCGCCGCCTTGCTATTCCTCGCTGCCAACAGCGCAGGCATGGCAGTCCTCATCCGGCGTTGGAACATTCACCGCGACAGCGCCGCGTCGATTGAGTCTGCAGCCGTCGTGGTTAGCCTCAGTCTCATCTCATGGGTTTGGGCGATCGCTCCGGCCGACGAGCTGACTGTGGCGGCCTCCGGCGACGTGGGAGTCCGGCTGGCCTTCGTGGGGGCAGGCCTGCTCGAGGTTGCTCTCGCGGTCCTCGTCATGCGCGGCGGCTCGCGAACCGTCGTAGCGGCTCGGCTACTCACCGCGGCCACCTTTCTCAGCTGGTTCGGTTCGATCCTGCACATCGCCGGTAACCGGCCAATGACCGACGACTCACTCATCGCCTGGCTGAGCAACACGCTATGGACTCTCGCGATGCTCCTGCTCGCCGCTGCCGCAGCGCACCCGAGCGCGGCACGGCTCGGCCGACCCGCGTCCACGCGGCCCGCGCACTCAGTGATCACTCTCGCAATGCTGGGGGGAGCCGCGATCCTCCCGCCGGTCACACTGCTCGTCGATACCGTGCGCAGTTCAGCAACCGTCATTGCGGTCGCCGTAGCGTCGATGCTGTTGGTGTTGCTGTTGCTGCTGCGCGTCGGTCAGCTTCTCCGACATGTGCAACGACAATCGAACCTCTTGTACCTCCAAGCTAACCGGGACGAGCTGACAACTCTGCCGAACCGTCGCTCCTGGAGCGAGGCCGCCGCGACGCTGGCGAGTGATTCACCCGGCGAAGAGCCCGCCGCCGCCGTCGCGATCCTCGATCTGGATCGCTTCAAGCTGTACAACGACACGTTCGGGCATGCCGCCGGCGACGATCTCCTTCGGTCGGCCGCCGAGGCATGGCGACGGTGCCTGCGGGCGACGGACGTCCTGGCCCGCCACGGCGGGGAAGAATTCGTCGTCCTGCTCCCGTCGCCCGATACGGAGATTGCTCGCCGTGTCCTGGAACGGATGCAGGAGGCCACCCCATACTCGCAGTCCTTCTCCGCGGGGATCGCCCGCTGGGAATTCAGAGAACCAGTCGACGCGGCGCTCGCCCGCGCGGACGAGGCGCTTTACCGCGCGAAGGCTGAAGGCCGCCGCCGGGTGTACATCGCGCCATCACCCACAACAACCGCACCCGCCCGGCACACGGCGCCCTCGCCGGTGCCCTAG
- a CDS encoding FdhF/YdeP family oxidoreductase: MVTTPPADDVDDRGLVVGPAKQYAAGIPAVLQSLRHASRQMSAGRTLLTLARVNQKDGFDCPGCAWPDPQHRNSAEFCENGAKAVAEEATQRRVDAAFFARHSVTDLATRSDYWLGQRGRLTEPMLLAAGRQHYEPISWDAAFDLIASELAALDDPNEASFYTSGRTSNEAAFLYQLFVRAFGTNNLPDCSNMCHESSGSALVETLGVGKGSVSLEDLYRADLIFVVGQNPGTNHPRMLSALQKAKAAGAAIVAVNPLPEAGLLRFKNPQKASGIIGNGTVLADEFAQIRINGDLALFQALNRLLLETEDALDDDFIAEHTHGFLAFAAANRSLDWDDVFEATGLGRALIERIHQRVLASERIVVCWAMGLTQHKNSVPTIREVVNFLLLRGNVGRPGAGVCPVRGHSNVQGDRTMGIYEKPAADFLDALANEFGFDPPRAHGHDVVETIRAMRDGTVKVFMGLGGNFVSATPDTAVTEAALRGTRLTVQISTKLNRSHAVTGGRALILPTLGRTEADLQASGPQFVTVEDSMSAVHASRGHLRPASPQLRSEVAIVCGIAERTVPGLDLPWTSFSADYDTIRDRISRVVPGFEGFNERVRTADGFVLPHGPRDARMFPTVTGKANFTVNPLEVLRVGPGRLLLQTLRSHDQYNTTIYGLDDRYRGIRAGRRVVFVHPSDLAALDIADGDQVDLISEYADGERVAPGFRVVAYDTARGCCAAYFPETNVLVPLDNTAQISNTPVSKSVVIRLQRSPAH, from the coding sequence ATGGTGACAACACCTCCGGCTGACGACGTTGACGACCGGGGACTGGTCGTCGGACCGGCCAAGCAGTACGCGGCCGGCATCCCCGCCGTGCTGCAATCGCTGCGGCACGCAAGCCGGCAGATGAGCGCCGGAAGAACCCTGCTGACGCTCGCCCGCGTCAACCAGAAAGACGGGTTCGACTGCCCCGGCTGCGCGTGGCCCGATCCGCAGCACCGCAACTCCGCCGAGTTCTGCGAGAACGGCGCGAAAGCCGTGGCCGAGGAAGCCACCCAGCGGCGGGTCGACGCGGCATTCTTCGCCCGGCATTCGGTGACCGACCTCGCCACACGCAGCGACTACTGGCTGGGCCAGCGAGGCCGGCTCACCGAGCCGATGCTCCTCGCGGCCGGCCGCCAGCACTACGAGCCGATCTCCTGGGACGCCGCGTTCGACCTGATCGCGTCAGAGCTCGCCGCGCTAGACGATCCGAACGAGGCGTCGTTCTACACCTCGGGGCGCACCAGCAACGAAGCCGCGTTCCTGTACCAGCTTTTTGTGCGCGCGTTCGGCACCAACAATCTGCCCGATTGCTCGAACATGTGCCACGAATCGTCCGGGTCGGCGCTGGTCGAAACGCTCGGCGTCGGCAAGGGCAGCGTATCGCTGGAGGATCTCTACCGTGCGGATCTGATTTTCGTCGTCGGCCAGAACCCGGGCACGAACCATCCCCGCATGCTCTCCGCGCTGCAGAAGGCCAAAGCTGCCGGCGCGGCGATCGTGGCGGTGAACCCGCTGCCGGAGGCGGGGCTGCTGCGCTTCAAGAATCCCCAGAAGGCGTCCGGGATCATCGGCAACGGAACCGTGCTCGCCGATGAGTTCGCGCAGATCCGCATTAACGGCGACCTGGCGCTCTTCCAAGCCCTCAACCGGCTGCTCCTGGAAACCGAGGACGCACTCGACGACGACTTCATCGCCGAGCACACCCACGGGTTTCTGGCATTCGCCGCGGCCAACCGGTCGCTGGACTGGGACGACGTCTTCGAGGCCACCGGGCTCGGCCGCGCGCTGATCGAGCGGATCCACCAGCGGGTCCTCGCCTCCGAGCGGATCGTCGTCTGCTGGGCGATGGGCCTCACCCAACACAAGAATTCGGTGCCGACGATCCGGGAAGTCGTGAACTTCCTGCTGTTGCGCGGCAACGTCGGGCGCCCCGGGGCGGGTGTCTGTCCGGTCCGGGGCCACAGCAACGTCCAAGGTGACCGCACCATGGGTATCTACGAGAAACCCGCTGCGGATTTCCTCGATGCGCTCGCCAACGAGTTCGGCTTCGATCCGCCCCGGGCGCACGGTCACGACGTCGTCGAGACGATCCGGGCGATGCGCGACGGCACCGTGAAGGTGTTCATGGGGCTCGGCGGCAATTTCGTCTCCGCGACGCCGGACACTGCGGTGACCGAGGCGGCTCTGCGCGGCACCCGCCTCACCGTGCAGATCTCCACCAAGCTCAACCGCTCGCACGCGGTCACCGGCGGTCGCGCGCTGATCCTGCCGACGCTCGGTCGCACGGAAGCCGACCTGCAGGCGAGCGGACCACAGTTCGTCACGGTCGAGGACTCGATGAGCGCGGTGCATGCCTCACGCGGTCACCTCCGTCCCGCGTCGCCGCAGCTGCGGTCCGAGGTGGCCATCGTCTGCGGAATCGCCGAGCGGACTGTGCCGGGATTAGACCTTCCGTGGACCTCGTTCTCTGCCGACTACGACACGATCCGCGACCGGATCTCGCGGGTCGTGCCCGGCTTCGAGGGCTTCAACGAACGCGTCCGGACCGCCGACGGTTTCGTCCTGCCGCACGGCCCTCGCGACGCCCGGATGTTCCCCACCGTGACCGGTAAGGCGAACTTCACGGTCAACCCGCTGGAAGTCCTACGCGTCGGCCCGGGGCGCCTGCTCCTGCAGACGCTGCGATCGCACGACCAGTACAACACCACCATCTACGGGCTCGACGACCGCTACCGCGGCATCCGCGCTGGCCGCCGAGTAGTTTTCGTCCACCCCAGCGATCTCGCCGCGCTGGACATTGCCGACGGCGACCAGGTCGACCTGATCAGCGAGTACGCCGACGGTGAACGCGTCGCCCCGGGCTTTCGTGTGGTCGCGTACGACACCGCTCGGGGGTGCTGCGCGGCGTACTTCCCGGAGACGAACGTGCTGGTTCCGCTCGACAACACCGCGCAGATCAGCAACACCCCAGTTTCCAAGTCGGTCGTCATCCGCCTGCAGCGTTCACCGGCTCACTAG
- a CDS encoding fumarylacetoacetate hydrolase family protein, whose product MKLGRISVPGPDGPVARLVRVLPEEGRVVDLARAEALRLQGRHAEPDAARRLAAAAFPGSMTAAIATGDSLLETAEAATQHGGDDASIPLANVTWLSAADPRTLRDGLTFLGHINNMFGKWGTTPPEAMLSIPGYAKLATEGIIGHEDEVYFPHYINQMDYELELGYVVGRRGRNLTPDVARDYLFGVTIFNDFSGRDLQTNEMQIGMGGAKSKDFANGIGPWITTIDEIANLGSLRVEVRVNGETWSTSSTANSLWSVDELLAYVSLGEYILPGDVIGSGTVGNGSALELDRKLNPGDLVELEVESVGILRNRMGQRADETWWPSKRDGALIGR is encoded by the coding sequence ATGAAGCTCGGTCGAATCTCCGTCCCCGGCCCCGACGGCCCCGTCGCACGGCTGGTGCGCGTCCTGCCCGAAGAGGGCCGGGTCGTCGACCTGGCCCGGGCCGAGGCGCTGCGCCTGCAGGGCCGGCACGCCGAGCCCGATGCCGCGCGTCGGCTGGCTGCCGCTGCCTTTCCCGGCAGCATGACCGCCGCTATCGCCACCGGCGATAGCCTGCTCGAGACCGCCGAAGCCGCAACCCAGCACGGCGGGGACGACGCGTCGATCCCCCTCGCCAACGTCACCTGGCTGTCGGCAGCCGACCCACGGACGCTGCGCGACGGGCTGACGTTCCTGGGTCACATCAACAACATGTTCGGCAAATGGGGAACGACCCCGCCGGAGGCGATGCTGAGCATCCCGGGCTACGCCAAACTCGCCACCGAGGGAATCATCGGCCACGAGGATGAGGTCTACTTCCCCCATTACATCAACCAGATGGACTACGAACTTGAGCTCGGATACGTCGTCGGACGGCGGGGCCGGAACCTGACTCCAGACGTCGCACGGGACTACCTATTCGGCGTCACCATCTTCAACGACTTCAGCGGCCGTGACCTGCAGACCAACGAGATGCAGATCGGCATGGGCGGTGCCAAGAGCAAGGATTTCGCCAACGGCATCGGCCCCTGGATCACCACCATCGACGAGATCGCCAACCTCGGCTCCCTCCGCGTCGAAGTCCGGGTGAACGGGGAGACCTGGTCCACGAGCAGCACCGCCAACAGTCTGTGGTCGGTCGACGAGCTGCTCGCTTACGTGTCGCTGGGCGAATACATCCTCCCCGGCGACGTCATCGGATCGGGCACGGTCGGCAACGGATCCGCTCTGGAGCTCGACCGGAAGCTCAACCCGGGTGACCTCGTCGAACTCGAGGTCGAGAGCGTGGGAATTCTGCGGAACCGGATGGGCCAGCGAGCGGACGAGACCTGGTGGCCCAGCAAGCGAGACGGTGCGCTGATCGGCCGATGA
- a CDS encoding acetoacetate--CoA ligase: MSDSDVLWRPSAARIEDSELTRYRRWLGGEQAASDYLDLWRWSTHDPGRFWSSLVEFEQVRLGGAATGPVAPTNMPGGRWFPGRTVNYAEHLLREAPDAALLVVNDDNQGHVVSRDELIRQVGALSATLRSVGVGPGDRVVAVLSNRAEAVVGLLAAAAIGAIWAICSPEFGATAIVSRFAQLEPKVLLGIDGYRYGGKIRSSRDDIASIAAQLPTVEQIIWVDSDSPGELIAAARPVRSWSDATAGDAPPEFAEVPFEHPLWVLFSSGTTGVPKGIVHGHGGILLETLKMLHLQVDLHRGERFLNVGSTSWAVWNTLVSSLGVGATPVLFEGSPVWPEVDRLWQVVAEHDVAVMGLGAGYLHACLKADVRPPRSALRTLLVTGSPLSAAGYRWVYDRLGDLWLASMSGGTDICSIFVGGAPDLPVRAGRLQPPALGAAVEAWDPHGHHLVGQRGELVVTRPMPSMPLYFWNDPDGRRYRESYFDMFPGIWRHGDYIEFDEDGTSFIHGRSDSTLNRQGVRMGPGDIYQVVEAIPEVQEALVVGVERGEDYYMPLFVAVADDADFGHVKSQIRAAIRAELSPRHVPDEVIQVRAIPHTRTGKKLEVPVKRLLQGEALADVVDLGTVDDPQLLHDLAT; this comes from the coding sequence ATGAGTGACTCGGATGTGCTTTGGCGGCCCAGCGCCGCCCGCATCGAGGACAGCGAGCTGACGCGCTACCGCCGCTGGTTGGGCGGCGAGCAGGCCGCTAGCGACTACCTAGATCTGTGGCGGTGGTCCACTCACGATCCCGGTAGGTTCTGGAGCTCACTCGTCGAGTTCGAGCAGGTGCGACTGGGCGGTGCCGCCACCGGACCCGTCGCACCGACGAACATGCCGGGTGGCCGCTGGTTTCCCGGCCGGACCGTGAACTACGCCGAGCATCTCCTCCGCGAAGCACCGGACGCTGCGCTGCTCGTCGTCAACGACGACAATCAGGGCCACGTCGTCTCGCGGGACGAGCTGATCCGCCAGGTCGGCGCCCTGTCCGCCACGTTGCGCTCGGTCGGCGTGGGCCCCGGTGACCGGGTCGTCGCTGTACTCTCCAACCGCGCTGAAGCCGTCGTCGGGCTGCTGGCGGCCGCGGCGATCGGGGCGATCTGGGCGATCTGTTCACCGGAGTTCGGCGCGACCGCGATCGTGTCGCGGTTCGCGCAGCTGGAACCGAAGGTCCTGCTCGGCATCGACGGCTACCGGTACGGCGGCAAAATCCGCAGTTCCCGAGACGACATCGCGTCGATCGCGGCCCAGCTGCCCACCGTGGAGCAGATCATCTGGGTCGACTCCGACAGTCCGGGTGAGCTGATCGCCGCCGCCCGTCCGGTGCGTTCTTGGAGCGACGCAACCGCCGGCGATGCTCCACCTGAGTTCGCCGAGGTTCCTTTCGAGCATCCGCTCTGGGTGCTGTTCTCTTCCGGGACGACCGGGGTTCCCAAGGGGATCGTGCACGGGCACGGCGGCATCCTGCTCGAAACCCTGAAGATGCTCCATCTCCAGGTCGACCTGCACCGTGGCGAGCGGTTCCTCAACGTGGGCAGCACGAGCTGGGCGGTATGGAACACGCTCGTCTCCAGCCTCGGTGTTGGTGCCACGCCAGTGCTGTTCGAGGGCAGCCCTGTCTGGCCTGAGGTCGATCGGCTGTGGCAGGTGGTGGCCGAGCACGACGTCGCCGTGATGGGCCTGGGTGCCGGGTATCTCCATGCCTGTCTCAAAGCCGACGTCCGCCCGCCCAGGAGCGCGCTGCGGACCCTGCTGGTCACCGGGTCGCCGTTGTCTGCCGCCGGCTATCGGTGGGTCTACGACCGACTGGGCGACCTCTGGCTGGCGTCGATGAGTGGCGGCACCGACATCTGCTCGATCTTCGTCGGCGGTGCACCGGATTTACCCGTCCGGGCCGGCAGGCTGCAGCCACCGGCGCTAGGAGCCGCAGTGGAAGCCTGGGACCCGCACGGCCACCACCTCGTAGGCCAGCGCGGCGAACTGGTCGTCACCAGGCCGATGCCCTCGATGCCGCTGTATTTCTGGAACGACCCGGACGGTCGGCGCTACCGCGAAAGCTACTTTGACATGTTCCCGGGTATCTGGCGGCACGGCGACTACATCGAGTTCGACGAAGACGGCACCTCTTTTATCCATGGCCGGTCTGACTCGACGCTCAACCGGCAGGGCGTTCGGATGGGCCCGGGCGACATCTACCAGGTAGTCGAAGCGATCCCGGAGGTTCAGGAAGCGCTCGTCGTCGGCGTCGAACGCGGCGAGGACTACTACATGCCCCTGTTTGTCGCGGTGGCCGACGACGCCGATTTCGGGCACGTCAAGAGTCAGATTCGGGCGGCCATTCGAGCCGAGCTCTCTCCCCGGCACGTGCCGGACGAGGTCATCCAGGTGCGCGCGATCCCGCACACCCGGACCGGCAAAAAGCTCGAAGTTCCGGTGAAACGCCTCCTGCAGGGGGAGGCGCTCGCCGACGTCGTCGACCTGGGCACCGTCGACGACCCGCAACTCCTGCACGACCTGGCGACCTGA
- a CDS encoding cupin domain-containing protein, whose protein sequence is MTGHNANGRSVVLSDGPAPNAWASPDVPGLTAVVPWQTAAGPVSNEPSDDPAPADREIGFPEAGGTVLRVATFPPDSVYSDEAIAKLFATIGSETAQAAADAQARHFWFHRTDSLDYAVVLDGEIWLLTDEDERRLGPGDVVIQRGTSHAWSNRSGSICRMAFVLIGADPLSGVVQ, encoded by the coding sequence GTGACCGGGCACAACGCGAACGGTCGATCCGTCGTGCTCAGCGACGGTCCGGCTCCCAACGCGTGGGCATCTCCGGATGTGCCCGGGCTCACGGCGGTAGTGCCCTGGCAAACGGCCGCTGGACCGGTCTCGAATGAGCCGAGCGACGATCCGGCGCCGGCGGACCGCGAGATCGGCTTTCCCGAGGCCGGCGGCACCGTCTTGCGAGTCGCCACGTTCCCCCCGGACTCGGTGTACTCCGACGAGGCCATCGCGAAACTGTTCGCCACGATCGGCTCCGAAACCGCCCAGGCCGCGGCCGACGCCCAAGCCCGGCACTTCTGGTTCCACCGCACCGATTCACTCGACTACGCCGTCGTGCTCGATGGCGAGATCTGGCTACTGACCGACGAAGATGAGCGACGGCTTGGCCCGGGTGACGTCGTCATCCAGCGTGGAACCAGCCACGCCTGGTCCAATCGCAGTGGCTCGATCTGCCGGATGGCGTTCGTCCTCATCGGCGCCGACCCACTGTCCGGCGTCGTGCAATGA